A genomic region of Rhipicephalus sanguineus isolate Rsan-2018 chromosome 3, BIME_Rsan_1.4, whole genome shotgun sequence contains the following coding sequences:
- the LOC119387601 gene encoding cuticle protein 64, producing MFAQLLVLALASAAYAGFVGPAVAVGGYGHGGYGGYGGYGGYGYGGYGHGGYGHVAVAAAAPVVKAVAAPVVAKTVVQDVYAAQPYKFGYEVNDGHGNHQSRHEVADAHNNRVGSYSFTDNYGRHRSVHYVADGHGFRASVKTNEPGTAASHPAGAVYQTPHAVKAAPVAVAAAPAYHAPVAVAAPVVAKAVAAPVAVGYGGYFGGYGHGGYGHGYGHGYGYH from the exons ATGTTCGCTCAG CTCCTCGTCCTGGCTCTGGCTTCGGCCGCCTACGCCGGCTTTGTCGGCCCCGCTGTCGCCGTTGGCGGCTACGGCCACGGTGGCTACGGCGGCTACGGCGGCTATGGTGGATACGGCTACGGTGGATACGGACACGGTGGATACGGACACGTCGCTGTTGCTGCTGCCGCCCCCGTCGTCAAGGCTGTCGCTGCTCCCGTTGTGGCCAAGACCGTTGTCCAGGACGTCTAT GCTGCCCAGCCCTACAAGTTCGGTTATGAGGTGAACGACGGACACGGCAACCACCAGAGCCGCCACGAGGTCGCTGATGCCCACAACAACCGCGTAGGATCCTACAGCTTCACCGACAACTACGGCCGCCACCGTAGCGTGCACTACGTTGCTGACGGACATGGCTTCCGCGCTTCCGTCAAGACCAACGAGCCCGGAACCGCCGCCTCCCACCCCGCTGGCGCCGTCTACCAGACCCCCCACGCCGTGAAGGCTGcccccgtcgccgtcgccgccgctccCGCCTACCACGCCCCCGTCGCCGTCGCTGCCCCCGTTGTCGCTAAGGCCGTCGCTGCTCCCGTTGCCGTCGGCTACGGTGGATACTTCGGAGGCTACGGCCACGGCGGCTACGGCCACGGCTACGGCCACGGCTACGGCTACCACTAA